Within the candidate division KSB1 bacterium genome, the region GAAGCTCGCCAAAAAATATCAGAACTTAGGAGGATAAGCCTATGAAAACCCGATTCATCTCGATTCTGCTGATGATCGTAGGGCTCATCGTTAGCGTTGGTGTTGCTGTGAGTCAGGATTTGAACTTGGAAAATATGGTTCGACCTCCCAGCACGGTCAGTGATCCTGAGCAAGCACGGGCACAGGCGATTTCCAACCTGGATGAGGCAATCGCGCCATTGCTGGATCTGTTCGCTTTTTATACCGGTGGCGGCCTCTACCATTCCGCCAAGGTCCATGGATTGGGAGGTTTTGACGTCGGCGTACGCGTAGTGACGATGCTGATCACAGAAGACCAGAAACCAACTCTGCCATTTCCTCAGAGTCAGGATTTCAAGCCTGCCCAGGGTGGGATTTTCCGCAATGTCGACCTCATGCCTTTGCCGTTGCTTCAGGTGAGCATCGGGCTGCCAGGGGATCTTGAGGCGATGGGACGCTTTTTCACCTACCCCCTTGGCGAGGGCGAGGACGAAGGAAATATCACGCTGATCGGACTGGGGGTCAAATACGGTTTATTACAAAATATTCTGCTTCCCAGGATTGCCATCGTTGCCTCGTACCATTATCTCCAGGTTCCTGAGAAATTCGATTTTGCCAGTGTCAATGATATCAGTGCGGCCCTGGTCATCAGCAAAGGCTTCCCGCTGATCGATTTCTATGGCGGTATCGGGTACGATTATACCACCCTCAAGGTGAAGCTCCAATTGGGCAATCCGATCGGCGAAGTTAATAAAGAATATAATCGGGGCAATGTTCGCGGCAATGTGGGCCTAAAGATCAAGCCAATTCCGTTTCTATTCATTCATGCCGATTACAATTTTGGCGGCTTTCAGGGATTCAATGCCGGGCTGGGCTTGAGTTTTCGCTAATATTGCAACTGCCCCAGCACGACGGTTCGCGGTTGGGGCTAGAATCTAATAAAACTTCATTGACTTGGCATGAAACGCATTACCCTGCTGGGCGCTACCGGCTCGATCGGCAGAAATTGCCTGGAGGTCATTAGAGCTCATCCACAAGATTTCAAGATCATTGGCCTTTCCACCCATCATCGGGTGGATTTGCTATATCAGCAGTGCCAGGAATTTCGACCTGTTGCAGTGTGCATCACTGGGGACAATTTCCCGCTTGCTGTCCTCGATCAGATCGCCGCGCTAGGGATCGAGATCATGACCGGGGAAGAAGGGCTATTAGAGCTGGTCCATCGCTACGATGTCGATGTGCTGGTCAATGGGCTGGTAGGCATCAGCGGATTGCACGCCACCCTGGCTGCCATCAAGGGCCGAACCGAAATCGCATTGGCCAATAAAGAGCTTTTGGTCATGGCCGGGGGCATCATCATGTCCCTAGCAGATATCTATGGCGTGAGAATATTGCCGATCGATAGCGAGCACAGCGCGATTTTCCAATGCCTGCAGGGTGAAAACCCATCGCAGATCCATCGGGTGATTCTTACGGCTTCTGGCGGACCGTTTCAAAAATACTCCCCAGAACAATTAGCGCAAGTCACTGTGGAGCAGGCAGTGCAGCACCCCAATTGGTTCATGGGAAGAAATATTAGCATCGATGCCGCAACGCTAATGAACAAAGGATTTGAGGTCATTGAAACCCATTGGCTGTTTGGCGTGCCTGGCGACCGAATCGAGGTGGTTATTCACCCTGAATCCATCATTCATTCCATGGTGGAATTCGTCGATGGCGCGATCAAAGCGCAGATGGCAATTCCTGATATCCGGCAAGCGATCCAATATGCCCTAACTTATCCAGAGCGCAAACCGCTGGAGTGTCAGCGAGTCTCCTTCGATCGCATCAGACAGTTGAGCTTTGAACCGCCTGATCTGCAGCGATTTCCAGCGCTAAAACTGGCTTATGAAGCGTTGAAGCTTGGAGGCACTGCACCTGCCGTATTGAACGCCGCCAACGATCGTGCCCGTCAAGCCTTTATTGAGAAACAAATCAAATTCACTCAGATCCCAAATCTGGTAGAGCAAGCCCTTGATCAACACAAGGTGATCGAAAATCCTGGATTGGAAGATTTATTGGCCTCAGATATCTGGGCAAGAAATTTTGTGGATGAAATTGTTCAACAGCAGCAGGTCCTGGTGGTGTCATTTTGATTCCAGATCTGCCTTATCGGAATTAAAGCTGGAAAAAGCAAAACGATCAGATCAAATTGAAATTGAGACAGTGAATCTATGCCCTTCTTCTAACAGGGGCAGAAGAATGAATCATTCAAAACTTCATGTCGATCTTCGCAGAACAAAGAGAAAAATCAGTTCTGCGTTGCATGGGGAGATGAGAATGATAGGAGTGCAAATTTTTATCGATTGTTTGGAGTGAATTCAATGGAAGCAATTTTGAGATTGGTGATTGGCCTTGGGATTTTGGTATTTGTGCATGAATTCGGACATTTTATTTTGGCTAAGCTGGTGGGAATTCGGGTGGACCGGTTTTCATTAGGCTTTCCCCCTCGAATGATTGGAAAAAAGATCGGCGATACGGATTATTGCATCTCGTGGATCCCATTAGGTGGTTATGTGAAATTGGCTGGCATGATCGATGAGAGTATGGATAAGGACGCCATCAAGGGCGAACCGTGGGAGTTTATGTCAAAACCCATCTATCAGCGATTCATGGTGATCCTGGCTGGCCCTGTGAT harbors:
- a CDS encoding 1-deoxy-D-xylulose-5-phosphate reductoisomerase; the protein is MKRITLLGATGSIGRNCLEVIRAHPQDFKIIGLSTHHRVDLLYQQCQEFRPVAVCITGDNFPLAVLDQIAALGIEIMTGEEGLLELVHRYDVDVLVNGLVGISGLHATLAAIKGRTEIALANKELLVMAGGIIMSLADIYGVRILPIDSEHSAIFQCLQGENPSQIHRVILTASGGPFQKYSPEQLAQVTVEQAVQHPNWFMGRNISIDAATLMNKGFEVIETHWLFGVPGDRIEVVIHPESIIHSMVEFVDGAIKAQMAIPDIRQAIQYALTYPERKPLECQRVSFDRIRQLSFEPPDLQRFPALKLAYEALKLGGTAPAVLNAANDRARQAFIEKQIKFTQIPNLVEQALDQHKVIENPGLEDLLASDIWARNFVDEIVQQQQVLVVSF